Part of the Mycoplasma mycoides subsp. mycoides SC str. PG1 genome is shown below.
AATAATAAAATTTTTGATATTGTAATATATTTAAAAGTTGATCCATATAAAGCTATTAAAAGAATTAATAAAAGATCAAGAGATATTGAATTAGATACAAATGATTTATTTTGATTAAATTTAACAAAAGTTTATGAATTTTGATATGACATTTATAAAGAAGTAATTCCATTTTGAGTAATTGATGCTAATGTTGATGAGCCAAATTATATTGCTAATATGATTGCTAATAAAATTAAAGAAATTGATAATAAGATAGACTAAAATAAAATAAAAAACTTTTTTAGTTTATTTTAGTACATCTTTTTTTTAGTCTTTGTTTGTTTTATAGTTTTAATAATCTATTTAATAGATATTTTAAAATAGAAAGTGTTTTTTTATTTTTTAATTAAAAAATAAGTAATTTTTAAAAATTAAAAAAATTAATTGGTACAAATTAAATGTAAAATATTAACTTATTTAAAAAGTTAAGGAAAGGATATAAAACAGTTTTTAACAATATTAAGTTTTATAACAATATTAAGTTCTTGTTTTGCTGTTGTTTCTTGTAAAGTATCAAATACTAATCAAAAGATTAATAATAAAAAAGAAGATGATAATAAAAACATAGATAATAACAAGAAAAAAAATAGAAAAAACAGAAGATAATTCAACTAATAAAAATAAATTAGATAAACAAAAAGAGTTTTTAAACAATTGAAATAAAGTATTTATAGATAGTCCAACTGGTTATGATATTGCTTTAAGATTAACTAAAGAACAAAAAGCAAAAATAGAAAAAATAGATTCTGCTACTAATGATTTTAAAAAGCAAGTTGTTAATTTAATAGAAAATAAAGATGATGAAAAAATAAAAGATTTTTCTAAAAATCTAGTCTTTGAAAACTTAACTATTAATTCTAATGAAATTAGTACTAAAACAATAGAGTATAGATAAAAGATTCAAAAAATTTTAGATGAATTTGATTTTGAATCTATTAAAAAAGAAATAACTCTTAATTTTAGTAATAGTTTAAAGATCAATGAAAAGTCAACTGAAGAAAATAGGAGAAAGACACTAGATACTTTTTTATTTGAAGTAAAACAAAACAATAAGGAAAAAATTTTTCAGTTCTTTAGGAATTTTAAGTACTTCATTTGCTAGTGTTTCTTGTAAAAAACCTAATAATATTAGCATAAAATTTAGAGACAAAAATATAGAAAAAGATCTTAATAATAAACTATAAAAAAGTAATAATAAAAATAAAGATGTAGAAACAATAAATTCAAATGATACTTCGAGTTTAACTGATATTAATAGACATAAAAATGAAAATACTAATGCTGATTTAAAAAAACAATTTAATAAATTTCTAAAAGTATTTTTATTAATTAAAAATAATGAAATCATATTTATAAAAAAGGAATGAAAAAATGAAAAAATTATTAACAATACTAAGTTCTATTGCGTTTATAAGCTTTTCTATTGTTGTTGTTTCTTGTAAAAAAAACTACAATAAATCAAATTTCTGATAATAATAACAATTCATCTACAAATAAACAAGATAAAAATAAACAGGATCATTCCAATAATGAAAAAATGGGTGAAAATACAAAAAATGATTCAGATAAAATTAATACAGAAAAAACTTTAGATAATGATAGGATGAATAACCAATCTGATCAACCCAGAGAAGAAAGTACACCTAGAAATAATGACTCAAAAGAAAACGTTTGATCAAGAGGGATAAAAAAAAGAATTTTAGAATCTCTTAATAGTACTAATTTAGATTATCTTAAGACACTATCAAATAGTTTAATTCAAGAAAAAGAAAAAACTTTAATATCAAATAATATTGATAAGAAAACTCTTGAATATAAAACTAAGCTTACTAAATTTTCTAGTGAATTAAAGTTTGATGAAATAAAAAAGGAGTTAATTAGTAGTCTAGAAGAAAGTATTAAAAAAAATAAAAATAACCAACATCAACACAAATTATTATTACATCAATTCAAAGATAGACAACTTGAAAAACAACATATTAGCGAAATTACAAAATTAATTATTGATATTTATAGATCTAATCTTTTAAATGAACTTTATAAAGAACTAGATGAAAAAATACAAAAAGAAAATAGAGAATTTGAAGAAATATTTAAAAGAAAAAATAAAAATGAAATTAAAAATAAATTATTTGATTTAGTAGATAAAATTGTAGATCTTCAAGAAGCATTAAAAAACATGTCTGTTTAACTCCTAAATATATAGGAGCTTTTTTTGTAAATTTAGTAAGTAAAAAATTCACTAATTTATAATTTTATATAAATATTAATTTTAGAAAGGATATATATGAAACAAAAAGTTATAGTTGGATTATCTGGTGGAGTAGATTCTTCAGTTGCTTGTTATTTATTATTAGAACAAGGTTATGAAGTTGAAGGATTATTTATGAGAAACTGAGATTCTGCAACTAATAATGATATTTTAGGTAATAGAAATATTAATGATGATATATGTCCTCAAGAACAAGATTATTTAGATGCAAAAGCAGTTGCTGATAAGTTAAATATTAAATTATATAGAGTTGATTTTATTAAAGAATATTGAGATTATGTTTTTTCATATTTTATAGAAGAGTATAAAAAAGCAAGAACACCAAATCCAGATATTTTATGTAATAAATATATTAAATTTGATAAGTTTTTAAATTATGCAATTAATCAATTAAATGCTGATTATATTGCTATGGGTCATTATGCAAAAGTTGAATTTAATAAAACTACTAATCAATATGAATTAATTAAAGCAAGTGACACTAATAAAGATCAAACTTATTTTTTAAGTCAATTAAATCAAAAGCAATTAAGTAAGACTTTATTTCCTTTAGCAAATCTAACAAAAGAACAAGTTAGAAAAATAGCTTTAAAACAAAACTTAATTACAGCTAATAAAAAAGATTCAACTGGAATTTGTTTTATTGGTGAACGTAGTTTTACTAATTTTTTACAAAATTATATTCCAAATCAAACTGGAGATATTGTTGATATTAAAACTAATAAAGTTTTAGGACAACACATTGGAGTAATGTATTATACAATTGGTCAAAGAAAAGGCATTAATCTTTCTGGAATGAGTGAACCTTATTATGTAGCTGATAAAGATGTTAAAAAAAACATTTTATATGTATGTAGTACAAGTGATCAAAGTTATTTACATTCAACTAGTTGTTTAGTAAATGATATTAATTGAATTTTAGATATTTCTAAGTATGTTGATGATATTAATCAGTTTGAATGTCAAGCTAAATTTAGATATCGTCAAATAGATAATAAAGTAGTAGTTAAAAAAATAGATGATAATAATTATCAAGTAATTTTTAAAAAACCTTTAAAAGCAATTACAATAGGTCAACAAGCTGTATTTTATTTAAATGATATTTGTCTAGGTGGAGCTGTTATTGATAAAGTAATTAAATAAAAATACTTTATAATTATATTGTTATAGAAAGAAATGATTTTATGGAAACATCTACAATATTGATGATTGTGCTTTTAGTTTTTGTAGTTGGTTTTGTAATTTGAAGCACTATTACAGGTAAAAAAGCAAACAAAAAAGAAAAAGAAAAAAGATACAATCAAGTAAGAAGTAAGATTAAAGAGTACATTTTAAAAAATGAACATAAAAAAAATTTAAGAATTGAGTTTGAAAAAGTGTATGCTAGAAAAGGTGCTGAATACAAGTATCGTGATGTTTTTGATGTAATTGTTCAATTAATTGAACCAAAAACTCAAAAAATAATTGAAACAAGAGCTTATGAAGTTGAAGGTTTAACTACTAAAATCAATAAATCACAATATAATACTGAATGAATAGTTAATAGTCAAATTGATTTAGAAGAAACCAAAAGAAGAATAGCAATTGGTGAAAAAACTATTAAATTAACTAAAGCTGAAAAACAAAAACTAAAAGAAGTTGAAAAAATGCAAGCTAAAAAATTAGCTCAACAAGAAAAAGAACAACTAAAAAAAGCAAAAGAAAAACAAAAATCTCAAAAAGGATCACTAGATATTTATCAAGAAAGAAAGTTAAATATTTCTAATAAAAAGTTTGTTCCTTCAAGAGCTAAAAGTAATTAAACTTAGGCACTAATGATGCCTTTTTTATTTTTAATAAAGTATAATTTTACTTAGCAAATATTAGAAAGAATTAGTCTATGAATAGTATTTTTAAAATTAATATTTCTAAAGAAATTTTTAAAATTGCTAATTTAAAATGTATTAAAATTGCTTGAATTTTACATAATATAAATAATTTTAAAAAAGCTGTTGAATGAAATAAAAATAAAGAGTTTTTTTTTAATATTGATCATGATTTAGAATCTGAAGATGATTTTTCAAGTGATGCTACTAGTATTAATTTATTTGAAGAATATACAAATACAGAATTAAAAACTGAACAAGAAAAAAATGAATTTAAACAAAAGTGAGAAAATTTTTTTAATAGTGATGATGGATTTAATCTTGATGAGTTTAAAGGTGATGCTATTGAAGACGGATTAGAATTTGGTCAACAAGTAATTCAATATTTTGATTTAAAACAAATTAAAGAATATCCAGATAAACTAACTAAAGACTTTAATGATACAGCAAATATAATTGATGCAGTAAATCAAACTAGAGAACTATTAAAAAACCATCAAGATCAATATATCTATTTATATGAGCCAGCTTTTGAATATGATAATTTTAATTTAAAAGTTAAATGTGATGTTTTGAAATTAAATGGTAATAATCATGTTGAAATAATTGAAGCAAAAGCTACTAGTAAAGTTAAAAAAGAACATTTTTGAGATTTAGTTTATCAAGCTTATGTTTTAGAAAGAAATGGTTATATTGTTGATAATATTGCAATTGCTAGATTAAATAAAAATTATTTAAGAGATTATGATAATAATGTTGATTTTGATTTAAAAATAAGTATTGAAGAATTTGTATCACAATATAAAGATATTAGTTTTAATCAAGCTAAAAGAATTGTTGATAATATTGATGATTTAGATTTAGGATTTAAAAATATAGAAGAAATTGATGATTTAGATTTAAATAAATTAATTGAAATTGATTATTTTACTTATGGTCAAGCAAAAACTAGAAATACATTATTTGAAGATTATAAAAACTTAATTAATGTTGTTGATTTAGATGAATTATTTTTAAAAATTGCTTATATGTTAAGATATGATGAAAATCAAATTATAGAAATTTTTAAAAATGATTCTTGTTATTTACATTATGATAAAAAAACTAAAAATTGAATTAAGTGAACTAGAGAAATTTCAGATTATAAAGCTTGTCAACACGTATTAAATTGATTTGATGAAAAAGCTCCTAATTTTTGACATTTTGGAGGAGCTAGACAAACACAAAAAGCTTTTTTAATTAGACATTTACACTCACCATATTTTAAAGACTATAATTCATTATTAGATATTGAAATTACTAATTTATTAAATGATCAATATGATAAATTTATTAATTATAAGTATAATCGTATTTTTGAAATTAGTAAATTAGATGATCAAATTAAATCAGATCCTTCATTAATGATTGATAATAATTATTTTTATATTTTAAAACAAGTAATGAATAAATATAAAAGATTACCGATTTATATGTATGACTTTGAAACAGTTAAATTTGCTGTACCAAAATATAGTAAAGTTAATCCTTATTATCAAATTCCTTTTCAATATTCAATTGATATAATTCATGATAAAAATTATGATTATAACAATCCAGATAGTATGATTCATTATGATTTTTTAGCAAATGATTATCAAGATCCAAGAAAAGAATTTATTATTAATTTTTTAAAAGATATTTTTAGTAATAAAGGGGGTGTTTATGTTGCTTATAATGATGCTTTTGAAAAATCTGTTTTAAAAAGAATTGCTTTTTTATTTCCAAAATTAGCGATTCCAATTTTATATATTGTTAATAATACAATTGATTTAATGGACTTTTTTAAAGGTGTAAAACAAGATAATAGTATTGATGCTAATTTTAGGCCTTGATTTTTAATTGCAAATAAAAATTTTTATGGATCTTATTCTATTAAAAAAACTCAACCTGCTTTAGATTCTAGTTTTACTTATAAAAATTTAACAATTAATAATGGAAGTAAAGCAAGTGAAACATTTAGAAGATTTTTAGAACAAAGAATTGGAAAAACAGTTTGAGACAATTTAATCAGAAAAGATATGATTAAGTATTGTAATAGAGATACTTTAGCTATGGTAGTAATATTAAAAAAAGTAGATCAAATAATAAAAATATGAGAGGCTAAGCATGCAAAATAAAATTAAAGTTGTTTTTTGTGGCACTCCAAAAATTGGAGCTGATGTTTTAAAAGCTTTAATTGAAATGAATCAAGTTGAAATTGTTTTAGTAATTAGTCAACCAGACAAACCAATTGGTAGAAAAAAACAAATAGTTCATACACCAGTTAAAAAATTAGCTTTAGAAAATAATTTAAAAGTTGTTCAACCAAATAAAATTGGTGAAATTTATGATGATTTAGCTAAATTAGAGTTTGATTTTTTAATTACTTGCGCTTTTGGTCAATTTATTCCAACTAAAATTTTAAAATTAGCAAAAATTGATTCAATTAATTTTCACGGTAGTTTATTACCAAAATTAAGAGGGGGAGCTCCTATTCAATATGCTATTAAAAATGGAGATAAAAAAACTGGGATTACAATTATGCAAATGGTTAAGCAAATGGATGCTGGTGATTATTATGTTCAAGAAAGTATTGATATTTTAGATAGTGATGATTCTGGTAGTTTATTTGAAAAAATGGGTCACTTAGCTTATAGTATGTGCAAAAAATATTTAGTTGATATTTATAATCATAAGTTTGAGTTAATTAAACAAAATGAAGATGAAGTTACTTTTTGTAAGAATATTTCTAGTGAAGAAGAAAAAATCAACTGAAATAATACTAGTTTAGATATTTTTAATTTAATTAGATCATTATCACCAAGTCCTATTTCATATACAACTATTAATAATCAAAGATATAAAATCAAAAGTTCTAAAGTAATTGATTTAGATAATCAAAATAAAAATGCTATTCCTGGAACTATTCTTGGTATTAATAAGCAAGGAATAGTTGTTAAAACTTTAGATAAAGCTTTATTAATTTTAGAAATTCAAAAAGAAGGTAAAAAAATGATTTTAGCTTCTAATTATTATTTAAATAAATTAAGTGATTTAAAAATAAACGATAAGTTTGACTAAGCATAAAATAACAAATAAGCAATTATAAATAAATGATATAATTATAAAGAATTTTGCTTTTTTAATTAGCTAT
Proteins encoded:
- the mnmA gene encoding tRNA 2-thiouridine(34) synthase MnmA, with amino-acid sequence MKQKVIVGLSGGVDSSVACYLLLEQGYEVEGLFMRNWDSATNNDILGNRNINDDICPQEQDYLDAKAVADKLNIKLYRVDFIKEYWDYVFSYFIEEYKKARTPNPDILCNKYIKFDKFLNYAINQLNADYIAMGHYAKVEFNKTTNQYELIKASDTNKDQTYFLSQLNQKQLSKTLFPLANLTKEQVRKIALKQNLITANKKDSTGICFIGERSFTNFLQNYIPNQTGDIVDIKTNKVLGQHIGVMYYTIGQRKGINLSGMSEPYYVADKDVKKNILYVCSTSDQSYLHSTSCLVNDINWILDISKYVDDINQFECQAKFRYRQIDNKVVVKKIDDNNYQVIFKKPLKAITIGQQAVFYLNDICLGGAVIDKVIK
- the fmt gene encoding methionyl-tRNA formyltransferase, with the protein product MQNKIKVVFCGTPKIGADVLKALIEMNQVEIVLVISQPDKPIGRKKQIVHTPVKKLALENNLKVVQPNKIGEIYDDLAKLEFDFLITCAFGQFIPTKILKLAKIDSINFHGSLLPKLRGGAPIQYAIKNGDKKTGITIMQMVKQMDAGDYYVQESIDILDSDDSGSLFEKMGHLAYSMCKKYLVDIYNHKFELIKQNEDEVTFCKNISSEEEKINWNNTSLDIFNLIRSLSPSPISYTTINNQRYKIKSSKVIDLDNQNKNAIPGTILGINKQGIVVKTLDKALLILEIQKEGKKMILASNYYLNKLSDLKINDKFD
- a CDS encoding Vmc-like lipoprotein signal peptide domain-containing protein, giving the protein MKKLLTILSSIAFISFSIVVVSCKKNYNKSNFW
- a CDS encoding DUF2779 domain-containing protein, with amino-acid sequence MNSIFKINISKEIFKIANLKCIKIAWILHNINNFKKAVEWNKNKEFFFNIDHDLESEDDFSSDATSINLFEEYTNTELKTEQEKNEFKQKWENFFNSDDGFNLDEFKGDAIEDGLEFGQQVIQYFDLKQIKEYPDKLTKDFNDTANIIDAVNQTRELLKNHQDQYIYLYEPAFEYDNFNLKVKCDVLKLNGNNHVEIIEAKATSKVKKEHFWDLVYQAYVLERNGYIVDNIAIARLNKNYLRDYDNNVDFDLKISIEEFVSQYKDISFNQAKRIVDNIDDLDLGFKNIEEIDDLDLNKLIEIDYFTYGQAKTRNTLFEDYKNLINVVDLDELFLKIAYMLRYDENQIIEIFKNDSCYLHYDKKTKNWIKWTREISDYKACQHVLNWFDEKAPNFWHFGGARQTQKAFLIRHLHSPYFKDYNSLLDIEITNLLNDQYDKFINYKYNRIFEISKLDDQIKSDPSLMIDNNYFYILKQVMNKYKRLPIYMYDFETVKFAVPKYSKVNPYYQIPFQYSIDIIHDKNYDYNNPDSMIHYDFLANDYQDPRKEFIINFLKDIFSNKGGVYVAYNDAFEKSVLKRIAFLFPKLAIPILYIVNNTIDLMDFFKGVKQDNSIDANFRPWFLIANKNFYGSYSIKKTQPALDSSFTYKNLTINNGSKASETFRRFLEQRIGKTVWDNLIRKDMIKYCNRDTLAMVVILKKVDQIIKIWEAKHAK